The following DNA comes from Pseudomonas triticicola.
GGCCGCGCAAACGCTGATGGCGCTGATGCATGCGCAGGGCGAAGTCGCGCGCCTGAGCGAGCGCGAACAATTGATCAGTTCGTTGCTGGTCAGCGTCAACGCCGTGCTCTGGGCTTTCAACTGGGAAACCCGGCAGGTGCTGTACGTCAGTCCGGCCTATGAGCGGATCTTCGGCCGTTCCGCCGCGCTTGTGCTGGCTGACTACAACCAGTGGCGTGACAGCATTTACCCCGATGATCTGGAGTACGCTGAACAAAGCCTTGCCGAAGTCCTGCACCGAGGTGCGGTGGAAGATCGCGAGTACCGCATCATCGCGGCCGATGGCCAGGTGCGCTGGCTCAGCGACAAATGCTTTATCAATCGCCAGGACGAGCCCGGGCAGCCGGTGATCATCGTCGGCATCGCCGAAGACATCACTGACAAAAAGCACATGGAAACCGAGCTGCAACGCTTGGCCACCACCGATGTGCTGACGCAAAGCAGCAACCGCCGCCACTTCTTCGAATGCGCCCACCGCGAGTTCGCCGAGGCGCGGCGCCAAGGCACACCGCTGGCCTTCCTGCTACTGGACATCGACGATTTCAAAGTGATCAACGACAGCTACGGCCACCCCGAAGGCGACAACGTGCTGCAACGAATCGCCGAATGCGGGCGCGGCTCATTGCGCCGTGGCGACCTGTTCGGGCGGATTGGTGGTGAGGAGTTCGCCGCGGTGTTTCCCGGCTGTGCGCCGGAGATGGCCGTGCAAGTGGCAGAGCGACTGCAGCAGGAAATCCAGCGACTGCGCTTCAACCACGACGGGCAAGCATTCAGCATCACCGTAAGCCAGGGCCTGACCAACCTCACCGACGAAGACAAGAGCCTGGACAGCCTGTTCGCCCGCGCGGATGCCGCGATGTACGAAGCGAAACGGCAGGGCAAGAACCGGATTATTGCGGCCTGACCCTGTTTCCACGCCTGGTGCTGTACCTGTGGGAGCGAGCCTGCTCGCGAAAGCGTTTTGTCAGTGAACTCAGAGCTGAATGACACACCGCCTTCGCGAGCAGGCTCGCTCCCACATTGGAATGTGGTGATCTGTCATTTGCGCATCCGCATCAACTCCGGCAGCCCGATCTTGAGCAACCGCGCCGTCCGGCTCTTCGCCAGCTCCTCGACACCTTCATGCTCGGTCAGCCGCGCCATCTGCGCGGCCATGTGCATCACCAGCGCCTCGCGACTGTAAACGCCACCACCGAGCTGGTAGGCCGAAGCAATCAACTCGCGCAACTCCAGCGGCAGACGCCAGCGGGTGCGCAATGCCGAGCCATAAGAAGCGCCAAACTTCGCCAACGCTTCACCGACCTCCTCCAACTCGTCCAGCTCGCCGCCGGCCTGCTGCCATTCCTGCAGGCAGCGCAGCAGCGCCAGATCACCGAGCCGATGCAGCATCCCGGCGCAATAGCAGCGCTCCTGATCCAGATCGAGCAGGCGCGCCAGCGTGCGGGCGTATTCCGCCGTGTGCAGTGACAGCCCCCAATAGCGCTCGGCGTAATCCGCCAGGCATGGATCGCTGAGCCGCGCGCTGCGTTTGAGCGCCAGGCCGAGAATCAGGTTCATGCTCTGCCCGGTGCCGAGTCGGTGCAGCGCCTGGGCCAGGGTTTGCACCGGCGCGCCGTAGTGTTGCGCGGCACTGTTGGCGGCTGCGATCAGCACGGCGGTAATCTGCGGATCGGTGCGCACCTCTTCCTCCAGCAGCTTGAGGTCGAGCCCCTCGGGATTGAGGCTGCGCTTGACCGCCACTTGCACGTCGGTCATCAGCGGCGCGCCATCGGCCTGCTCGCGACGCCGCTCAAGGAACACCGACAGGGTCATGCCCGGCGCCAGCACCGGCACTTCGCAAACCACCGCTTCGCCAGCGTTGAGCAGCAAGCCCTGCAAGCGCTCGGTCAGGCCTTCCATGTTCAACGGTTTGGTCAGGTACGCCGTCGGCGCGAGCGGAATCGCTTCGCGCACGCTGGCGCTGTCGTTGCGGCTGCTCATCAGAATGAACGGCAACGGCGGATTGCGTTTGCGCTGGCGGACGCTGCGCAGCACATGCAATCCGTCGATGCCAGGCAGCTCCCAATCGACGATGGCCAAGTCATAGGGCACCTCGCTGAGCAACGACAGCGCCTGCTGGCCATCGGCACACAAATCCAGGCGCGCATCGCAGCGCACATTGAGCAGCACTTGTTTGAGCAGGTCACGGGACCAGGGATCAGCCTCGGCAATCAGCACCCGGGGTACGGCGGGTAAATCAACGGCAGTCATGCGCGCTCTCCTTGCAATGCCTGAACCTTAGCCAATACCGGCCATTCGTTACAGCGCAAACACCGCCGTTGTGTTTCAAGGGGCGTAAAAAAACCCGCCGAAGCGGGTTTTTGTCGAGCGGGTCACAGCAATGGATCAGAGTTCAGAGAAGCACTCTTCGATGATCGCCAGGCCTTTGTCCAGTTGCTCGTCTGGCGACGTCAGCGGAACCAGCACGCGCAGCACGTTACCGTAAGTGCCGCAGGACAGCAGGATCAGGCCCTTGTCACGCGCCTTGGCCACCACGGCAGCCACGGCAGTCGGGTTCGGCTTGTGGCTGTCGCCGTTTTCGAACAGCTCGACCGCGATCATTGCGCCCAACGCACGCACTTCACCGATGACCGGGTACTTGGCCTGAATCGCCTTCAAACCGGTGACCAGGCGCTCGCCGACAGCCTTGCAGCGGTCCAGCAGTTGCTCTTCTTCGAACACTTCCATGACTGCCAGGGCAGCGGCGCAAGCGATCGGGCTACCGGCGTAGGTGCCGCCCAGGCCGCCCGGAGCAATGGCGTCCATGTACTCGGCCTTGCCGCACACGCCGGCCAGCGGGAAACCGCCAGCGATGGACTTGGCGAAGGTGGTCAGGTCGGCGGCAACGCCCATCTGTTCCATGGCGAAGAAAGTGCCGGTACGGCCAGCGCCGGTCTGCACTTCGTCAGCGATCAGCAGAATGCCGTGCTGGTCGCACAGCGCGCGCAGACGCTTCATGAACTCTTTCGGCGCGACGTAGAAACCACCCTCACCCTGAACAGGTTCGATGATGATCGCGGCGATGTCTTTCGGCTCGGCATCGTTCTTGAAAATGCGCTCGATGGAAGCGATCGAATCGTCGATGCTCACGCCGTGCAGTTCGTTCGGGTACAACGCGCGGAAGATGCCGCCTGGCATCAGGCCCATGCCCGCCGAGTACGGCACGACTTTACCGGTCAGACCCAAAGTCATCATGGTGCGACCGTGGTAAGCGCCGGTGAACGCGATCACGCCAGCGCGGCCAGTGGCGGCACGGGCGATCTTCACGGCGTTTTCGACGGCTTCGGAACCCGTGGTGACCAGCAGGGTTTTCTTGGCGAAATCACCCGGCACCTTGGCGTTGATTTTTTCGCACAGCTCAACGTACGGCTCGTAGGCCAGTACCTGGAAGCAGGTGTGGGTCAGCTTGTTCAGCTGTTCAGTCACGGCGGCGATGATTTTCGGGTGCACGTGGCCGGTGTTCAGTACAGCGATACCGCCGGCGAAGTCGATGAACTCACGACCTTCAACGTCGGTCACGGTGGCGTTCTTTGCCGACTCGGCGAAGATCGGGTGAATCTGGCCAACACCACGTGGAACAGCTGCGGTACGACGGGCCATCAGTTCAGCGTTAGTCTTGCTCATTACAGTCCTCATTCGCCGCTCATCGGGCGGCGTGGTTCAAGGATGAAGCGGGAGAAATCGGCGGTGGCAGCATGCGATGATCGACTGCCACGGCGTTCCTGGCCGCAGAGAAAATTCCTGTTTAAAACGACGCAAAGGGACAGCGCTCTCGTGCCCTCTGCGTTTGCAGCGATCCCTTTCCGGCTTAGATGCCCAGGCAGAGGTATTTGATTTCCAGGTAATCTTCGATGCCGTACTTGGAGCCTTCACGGCCCAAGCCCGAGGCCTTGATGCCGCCGAACGGCGCGACTTCGTTGGAGATCAGCCCGGTGTTGACGCCGACCATGCCGTACTCCAGCGCTTCGGCGACACGGAACACACGACCCAAGTCACGTGCATAGAAGTATGAGGCCAGACCGAATTCGGTGTCGTTGGACATGGCGATCACTTCGGCTTCGTCTTTGAAGCGGAACAGCGGCGCCAGCGGACCGAAGGTTTCTTCCTTGGCCACGGCCGCGTTTTTCGGCACGTTGGTGAGGATGGTCGGCTCGAAGAAGTTGCCTTCCATCGCCTTGCCGCCAGCCAGTACGGTGGCGCCTTTGCTTACGGCATCAGCGATGTGTTCCTGAACCTTGGCCACGGCTTTTTCGTCGATCAGCGGGCCGGTGGTGGTGCCATCTTCCAGACCGTTGCCGATCTTCAGTTTGGCCACAGCCACTTTCAGCTTCTCGGCGAACGCATCGTAGACCGCGTCCTGAATGTACAGACGGTTGGCGCAGACGCAGGTCTGGCCGTTGTTGCGGTACTTGGAAATGATCGCGCCTTCGACGGCCTTATCCAGATCGGCGTCGTCGAACACGATGAACGGCGCGTTGCCGCCCAGTTCCAGCGAGACTTTCTTGATGTCCTTGGCGCATTCGGCCATCAACTGGCGACCGATTTCGGTCGAGCCGGTGAAGGACAGTTTTCGCACGATCGGGTTGCTGGTCAGCTCGCTGCCGATGTCACCGGCGCTGCCGGACACCACGCTGAACACACCCGCCGGAATGCCCGCGCGCTGTGCCAGTTCGGCCAGAGCGAAAGCGGAGAATGGGGTTTGCGAAGCAGGCTTGAGCACCATGGTGCAACCAGCGGCCAGTGCCGGGCCGGCCTTACGGGTGATCATTGCCGCCGGGAAGTTCCACGGGGTGATCGCGGCAGTGACGCCGATCGGTTGTTTGATGACGATCAGGCGCTTGTCCGGCTGGTGGCCTGGAATCACATCACCGTAGATGCGCTTGGCTTCTTCGGCGAACCACTCGATGAACGATGCGGCGTAAACGATTTCGCCCTTGGCTTCGGCCAGCGGCTTGCCTTGCTCGAGGGTCATCAGGCGCGCGAGGTCGTCCTGGTTCTCGATCATCAGTTCGAACCAGCGACGCAGCTTGCCGGCACGCTCTTTGGCGGTCAGTGCACGCCAGGCCGGCAGCGCTTTGTCAGCGGCTTCAATGGCACGGCGGGTTTCAGCGGCGCCCATCTTTGGCACGGTGCCGAGGATTTCGCCGGTGGCCGGGTTGTTGACCTTGATCGTCTGACCGTTGTCGGCATCGACCCAAGCGCCATCGATGAAGGCTTGCTGGCGGAACAACTGGGTATCTTTAAGCTGCATGTCGGCTTTCCTTAACAGCACCGCGGCCTGCGCGGAGCAAATTATGATTGTAGAAAGGCGCCTCGCAAGGCTGCCGTCAGGGAAATCAGTGAGCGGATTGTGGCGCATCAACAGTGCACGACCGGGCGCACCTGCGCTGCAACATCCCGCCAAAGAGCGTTTGAAATCTCAAACGGATCGTAGGTTCAAAGGGGGTAAAGGACAATAGGTCGTTCGAAAAAAAGAACAAAAATGCCGCTTTTCAGATCAACGTACTGAAAACCCGTGCCGCAGGAAAAACCTTAGATCAACCCCGGCAAAGCGCCAAGCGAGGGTTTTGCAGGACGTTACCGCTTTAAGGAATGCAGCGATTTGCACCGACACGCACACTGACAAAACCCGCCAAACCCGGCATGGACGCCCCGAGCCGACCTAGGTATGATGTCGCCCGCTGCACCAGTAGCTCAGCTGGATAGAGTACTGCCCTCCGAAGGCAGGGGTCGTGGGTTCGAATCCCGCCTGGTGCACCATGAATCAAACGAGAAAGCCCCGGACTGTGATGGTCCGGGGCTTTTTTGTGGGTAACGATATATGAGACTTATTGAGGCTGATCCGTGGTGGGGGTATCAAATAGCCGCGTTATATCCCGCGCGCCATGTAGTACCCGCTCTATCAGCACATCACTTTTCAATATTGAGTAGAAAATGAGGTATCTGCCGTGAGTGATCATTTTCAGACCTTTGGCGCAATCCTCCCGGGCAATTCCTTGATTTTGCAAACTGGTCAATTGAGCACATCGCATACGTAATTCGGCGACGAAAGAACGAGCACGTCCAGGATTGTCACGAGCGATATAGCGGGCAATCTGCAACAGATCATCTCGAGAGATTTCAGAAAATAATAATCGCTTCATCCATGATTTTGCTCAGCTTCGATGCCATCTATAAGCGCATCAAGCTCCGCAAATACCGTATCGGCTGCAACAGGCGGACGAAGATCATTTCGACTTGCAGCAATCGCTTCACGCAATTCAGCCGCTCGAAGACGATCTAATAGTTCTTGATATGTCGCATGGGCTAATAAATAGGCAGCCGGACGATTATGGTTGAGAACGGCGATGGGTTCTGTCCCAGCCTGGTCAATCACCGTACTGGGACTGCGTTTCAATTCGGTAATACTCACCGAGCGATTAGCAAGCAGCTGCTCCATAACGACTCCAAAGGTACGTAAAAAAGTACCTAATAGTGCTCTTTTAAGAAGTCTTGGGTCAATCAGCAAATAGCCAACGGCTTGCAGGCGTCAGCTATTCGCGGTCAAGGGTCAAACGCATCCATCGCCAATGGAGGTAGGATTTCAAAGCACATCACTCCGTCGTCCAGTCAAACTCATCATATTCATCGTCGTCCCCCTCCTCCTCAGCCTCGTCAAATACCTCGTCTTCTTCAACGAGGTCTTCTTCCGGCTGATTCAGCAGAAATTCCTTACGTGTCTCGGTTACTGCACGCCGCATTTGTTCGCCCTTTTCCGGGCAGTTGAGTAGCTGGGCGATGCGGTCGATTTTTGCTGCCACGGTGTCCTCCAGCGCATTGGCAATGGCTCGATAGTGCGCGTTTTCGCGGGGCAATGCCAAATGGCTGGGGAATCAGGGCAGTCAGCCGTCCGTGAGCGGCCGAACCTCAGCGGTGATAACGCCGCACCGCGCTGCTGTTACGCAGCACATGGCCTTTGATTTTTTCCATCACTTCGGCGCGGGTCAAGCCGGCAGGCAGGGCGTCCGGGGCAAGGTCGAGGGCGTAGATCTGGATGATGTAGTGGTGCGCGCTGTCGCCCACTGGCGGGCATGGGCCCATGTAATGGGTGTTGCCTTTGCTGTTGGTGCCGCCGACGCCTTCGAGCGCGGATTTGGCACCGACGCCGGCCGCGATCTGGTGGGTGGTGGGTTTGATGCCGTAGTGAATCCAGTGATCGACGCCCAAGCCTTTCTGGCCATCCGGGTCGTGCATGACGATGGCGTAACTCTGGGTACCGGCCGGGCCGGCGTTCCAGCTCAGCGCCGGCGACTGGTTCTTGCCGCCGCAACCGGGTGCGTCACTTGCCGCTGCCGAGGTGAACAGACGGTTATCCGACACGCCGGGGATGCTCAGGGTGAAGCGCTCCTGGGCCTGTGCCGGGAACTGCACGCAAAGGGTCACGGCGATGGCCGCCAGCCATGGGTTGAGAGAGGTCAATCGGGTCATTCCGGGAGCACCTTGTGCAGTGAGGCCGTCGTCGGCCCGCAAACTATAGCTGTACCGTTCGTGCCTTGGCAGTAGCAAATGGCTGAACCTCGCGCGGCGCCGCCAACTCACAAGAGAAATGCCTGCGAGGAAGCCGAAAATGTCCCTGCACCGTGTCGCCCGTTTCGCCGATGTCCCGCAAGACCGTGGCCTGCAAGTCGAAATCGGCGACTGCAAGATCGTCCTGCTGCGTGCCAACGGCGAGTTGCGGGCGTTTCAGGGCCTGTGTCCACATGCCGGCGCACCGTTGGCCGAGGGGGCGATGTGTCACGGCAGGTTGATCTGCCCCTGGCACAAGGCCGCGTACCGCGCCGAGGACGGTGGCCTGTGCGAGCCGCCATCGCTGGACAGTCTCAAGCGCTATCCACTGGAGTTGCGCGGCGATGAAGTCTGGGTCGATGACCAGTCGTTGCCCGATCCGCACACCCCGCCCGCTGACGACCCAAGAACGTTCGTGGTGGTCGGCGCCGGGGCGGCGGGTACGGCTTGCGCGGCGGCGTTGCGGGAGAAGGGTTTTGGCGGGCGCATCGTGCTGGTCGACGGCGAACCGGATGCCGGCTACGACCGTACGGTGTTGAGCAAATTTGTTCTCGCTGGAGAGATGTCACCGAAAGAAGTGCCGCCGCTACGCGATGAGGCGTTCTATCAAGCGCAACGGATTGAGCGCGTGCAAGGCGAAGTAACTTCACTCGACGCCCCAGGCAAAACGCTGCATCTGAACAACGGCGGCATCCTGCGCTACGACGCCGCTGTACTCGCCACCGGTGGCGCGCCCAATCCGTTGAAGCTGCCTGGTGCCGAGTTGGCCAACGTCTTCGTCCTGCGTTCGAAAGCACAGGCTGAACAGATCATCAACGCCGCTCAACCGGGCCAGCGCGCGGTGATCATCGGCGACAGTTTTATTGCTCTCGAATGCGCCTCAGCCCTGCGCGAGTTCGGCCTCGACGTCACCGTGCTGGCACGCCATGCAATCCCGTTTGCCAAGCAATTCGGCGAGGCCGTGGGCAAGGCGATTCGCGCCCTGCACGAAGAGCACGGGGTGAAGTTCATCAGCGAACACGAGGCTACGGAGATCTTTGGCGAGGACAAGGTCGAGGGCGTGCTGCTCGACAACGGTCTGCGCTTGGCAGCGGATCTGGTTCTCGCCGGCGTCGGCGTTCACCCGGCCACTGAACCTTTCGAATCATTGCCCAAGGAAGAAGACCAATCCTTGCGTGTCGATGACGGCATGCGCGTCAGCGGTGGCCTGTGGGCCATCGGCGATATCGCCACGTTTCCGTTGAACGGCCAGCCAACCCGCATTGAGCATTGGCGCCTGGCCCAGCAACACGCGCGCATCGCTGCGGCCAACATGCTCGGTGGCGAGGAACATTATCTGGATGTGCCGTTTTTCTGGACCTACCACTTTGGCAAGAACTACGACTATCTCGGTCACGCGCAGGAATGGGACGAGGTCGAGTTCAGCGGTGAGCCGGAACAGCCGCCGTTCATTGGCCTGTTTGCAAAAGACGGCATCGTCGTCGCGGCGGTGGCCTGCGACAAGCAACGCGCAATGGCGCTGCTGGCTGAGCGAATGAAGCAACCTCTGCAAATGAAAGAGGCCTGGACGCTGATCCAGGCCTGACAACGACCTTCGGCAGCTCCTACACAGGCCGTGTGGAGTTCAGGTCAGGCGTTTCACCGGCTCGCGACTGTCGTCTTCTTCGGCATGCAGAAAGATCACCCGTGGATGCTCCAAAGGTGCCAGCGGCGCCGGTAGTGCTTGCTGCTGAAGCGGCCACAAATGCGTTTCGACATGGCTGATGTCGCCGTCCTGATCGTTGTGAATGGTCATCACCCCCGGCGTGCGCAGTTTCTGGAAACGCTCATCGCACAGTTTGAAACTCTTGCTCAGACCTTCATCACCAATTACCGGCGACGGCAAACGGCGCTGGGCGAAGCTGCGGCTTTTGCGTTGCTGGTAACGCGCCCAGCCGATCAGGATCACCGCGTTGACCAGCGCCACCCACATATAAACCTGCAGAGTCCCCAAGGCATCGAACGCCGAATGATCGATGCGCGGGCCGCCGCTGGTTTCAATCAATGGCCATAACCCGCGTACCAGCAGGAACAGCAGGCCGACCCAGGCCAGGACGGTGAGGATCACGTCGATCACCACCAGAAAGGGCCGTTGGCGAGTCCGGATAATTTTCATTTGATGACTTCCTCCTGGTCGTCGCCCAGCGGTTTGATACCCCGATCAGGACTGACCCAGCGCGCGCGTTTTTTGTGTTGGCTGAACAACACCTTGGGGAAGCTGACCAGGGTGGTCAGCAGACTGACGAGCCAGAACACCAGCGGATACCAGACCACCCAGAACATGGTCTTGCCCAGACCCGGCTCATAGCGCCGGTCAATGACGATGCTGACAGCGAACTGCACCAGGCAGACGAACGCCAGCAACAGACCGGTGAAGGCCGGCGGCATCAGGTGATCGACGGCGATCGCGTCGGGCATCACCATGAACTTGCCCATGCCCCAGAAAATCACCGACAGCAGGAAAGTGAACGCCCAACCGGTGGACAGGCAGTATTCGAACAGCAGCGGCCACAGGTAGCGATGGCGGTACTGCCAGATGCCGCGAATGTTCTTGAACAGCACTTCGGCGCCACCCTGAGCCCAGCGCAGACGCTGCTTCCACAGGCCACCGAGGGTTTCCGGCATGAGGATCCAGCACAGCGCACGCGGTTCGTAGAAGATGCTCCAGTGATCCAGTTGCAGCTTCCAGCTGATGTCGATGTCTTCGGTGATCATGTCCGGGCTCCAGTAGCCGACCCGGTTCAGCGCAGTACGACGGAACGCGACGATCACGCCGGAGACGGTGAAGATACGCCCGAACACCCGTTGCGTACGTTTGATCAGGCCGATGATCGAGGAGAACTCGCCGACCTGCACCCGCCCGATCAAGGTCGAACGCGTGCGGATCCGCGGGTTACCGGTCACTGCGCCAAGACGTGCGTTATCCAGCATCGGCGCGACCAGATAAGCCGCAGTGTTCGGGGCCAGTAAGGCGTCGCCATCGA
Coding sequences within:
- the gabD gene encoding NADP-dependent succinate-semialdehyde dehydrogenase → MQLKDTQLFRQQAFIDGAWVDADNGQTIKVNNPATGEILGTVPKMGAAETRRAIEAADKALPAWRALTAKERAGKLRRWFELMIENQDDLARLMTLEQGKPLAEAKGEIVYAASFIEWFAEEAKRIYGDVIPGHQPDKRLIVIKQPIGVTAAITPWNFPAAMITRKAGPALAAGCTMVLKPASQTPFSAFALAELAQRAGIPAGVFSVVSGSAGDIGSELTSNPIVRKLSFTGSTEIGRQLMAECAKDIKKVSLELGGNAPFIVFDDADLDKAVEGAIISKYRNNGQTCVCANRLYIQDAVYDAFAEKLKVAVAKLKIGNGLEDGTTTGPLIDEKAVAKVQEHIADAVSKGATVLAGGKAMEGNFFEPTILTNVPKNAAVAKEETFGPLAPLFRFKDEAEVIAMSNDTEFGLASYFYARDLGRVFRVAEALEYGMVGVNTGLISNEVAPFGGIKASGLGREGSKYGIEDYLEIKYLCLGI
- the gabT gene encoding 4-aminobutyrate--2-oxoglutarate transaminase; this encodes MSKTNAELMARRTAAVPRGVGQIHPIFAESAKNATVTDVEGREFIDFAGGIAVLNTGHVHPKIIAAVTEQLNKLTHTCFQVLAYEPYVELCEKINAKVPGDFAKKTLLVTTGSEAVENAVKIARAATGRAGVIAFTGAYHGRTMMTLGLTGKVVPYSAGMGLMPGGIFRALYPNELHGVSIDDSIASIERIFKNDAEPKDIAAIIIEPVQGEGGFYVAPKEFMKRLRALCDQHGILLIADEVQTGAGRTGTFFAMEQMGVAADLTTFAKSIAGGFPLAGVCGKAEYMDAIAPGGLGGTYAGSPIACAAALAVMEVFEEEQLLDRCKAVGERLVTGLKAIQAKYPVIGEVRALGAMIAVELFENGDSHKPNPTAVAAVVAKARDKGLILLSCGTYGNVLRVLVPLTSPDEQLDKGLAIIEECFSEL
- a CDS encoding YbhB/YbcL family Raf kinase inhibitor-like protein, coding for MTRLTSLNPWLAAIAVTLCVQFPAQAQERFTLSIPGVSDNRLFTSAAASDAPGCGGKNQSPALSWNAGPAGTQSYAIVMHDPDGQKGLGVDHWIHYGIKPTTHQIAAGVGAKSALEGVGGTNSKGNTHYMGPCPPVGDSAHHYIIQIYALDLAPDALPAGLTRAEVMEKIKGHVLRNSSAVRRYHR
- a CDS encoding response regulator; translation: MTAVDLPAVPRVLIAEADPWSRDLLKQVLLNVRCDARLDLCADGQQALSLLSEVPYDLAIVDWELPGIDGLHVLRSVRQRKRNPPLPFILMSSRNDSASVREAIPLAPTAYLTKPLNMEGLTERLQGLLLNAGEAVVCEVPVLAPGMTLSVFLERRREQADGAPLMTDVQVAVKRSLNPEGLDLKLLEEEVRTDPQITAVLIAAANSAAQHYGAPVQTLAQALHRLGTGQSMNLILGLALKRSARLSDPCLADYAERYWGLSLHTAEYARTLARLLDLDQERCYCAGMLHRLGDLALLRCLQEWQQAGGELDELEEVGEALAKFGASYGSALRTRWRLPLELRELIASAYQLGGGVYSREALVMHMAAQMARLTEHEGVEELAKSRTARLLKIGLPELMRMRK
- a CDS encoding FAD-dependent oxidoreductase → MSLHRVARFADVPQDRGLQVEIGDCKIVLLRANGELRAFQGLCPHAGAPLAEGAMCHGRLICPWHKAAYRAEDGGLCEPPSLDSLKRYPLELRGDEVWVDDQSLPDPHTPPADDPRTFVVVGAGAAGTACAAALREKGFGGRIVLVDGEPDAGYDRTVLSKFVLAGEMSPKEVPPLRDEAFYQAQRIERVQGEVTSLDAPGKTLHLNNGGILRYDAAVLATGGAPNPLKLPGAELANVFVLRSKAQAEQIINAAQPGQRAVIIGDSFIALECASALREFGLDVTVLARHAIPFAKQFGEAVGKAIRALHEEHGVKFISEHEATEIFGEDKVEGVLLDNGLRLAADLVLAGVGVHPATEPFESLPKEEDQSLRVDDGMRVSGGLWAIGDIATFPLNGQPTRIEHWRLAQQHARIAAANMLGGEEHYLDVPFFWTYHFGKNYDYLGHAQEWDEVEFSGEPEQPPFIGLFAKDGIVVAAVACDKQRAMALLAERMKQPLQMKEAWTLIQA
- a CDS encoding type II toxin-antitoxin system Phd/YefM family antitoxin, giving the protein MEQLLANRSVSITELKRSPSTVIDQAGTEPIAVLNHNRPAAYLLAHATYQELLDRLRAAELREAIAASRNDLRPPVAADTVFAELDALIDGIEAEQNHG
- a CDS encoding GGDEF domain-containing protein, whose amino-acid sequence is MVNNNQKDTTFTQWPEAAQTLMALMHAQGEVARLSEREQLISSLLVSVNAVLWAFNWETRQVLYVSPAYERIFGRSAALVLADYNQWRDSIYPDDLEYAEQSLAEVLHRGAVEDREYRIIAADGQVRWLSDKCFINRQDEPGQPVIIVGIAEDITDKKHMETELQRLATTDVLTQSSNRRHFFECAHREFAEARRQGTPLAFLLLDIDDFKVINDSYGHPEGDNVLQRIAECGRGSLRRGDLFGRIGGEEFAAVFPGCAPEMAVQVAERLQQEIQRLRFNHDGQAFSITVSQGLTNLTDEDKSLDSLFARADAAMYEAKRQGKNRIIAA
- the pgaC gene encoding poly-beta-1,6-N-acetyl-D-glucosamine synthase, which encodes MLDRLLALLVLAIVLGVPLGLIFLVTGQFLMSFVFFYPLFMSGLWIAGGLYFWLHWERHWPWQDDTLPPPLEGEPLISILIPCYNEGDNAADTIHAALAQHYPNIEVIAINDGSKDNTAAVLDALAKEDPRLRVLHLAENQGKAVALRMGAIAARSEYLVCIDGDALLAPNTAAYLVAPMLDNARLGAVTGNPRIRTRSTLIGRVQVGEFSSIIGLIKRTQRVFGRIFTVSGVIVAFRRTALNRVGYWSPDMITEDIDISWKLQLDHWSIFYEPRALCWILMPETLGGLWKQRLRWAQGGAEVLFKNIRGIWQYRHRYLWPLLFEYCLSTGWAFTFLLSVIFWGMGKFMVMPDAIAVDHLMPPAFTGLLLAFVCLVQFAVSIVIDRRYEPGLGKTMFWVVWYPLVFWLVSLLTTLVSFPKVLFSQHKKRARWVSPDRGIKPLGDDQEEVIK
- a CDS encoding type II toxin-antitoxin system RelE/ParE family toxin; translated protein: MKRLLFSEISRDDLLQIARYIARDNPGRARSFVAELRMRCAQLTSLQNQGIAREDCAKGLKMITHGRYLIFYSILKSDVLIERVLHGARDITRLFDTPTTDQPQ
- the pgaD gene encoding poly-beta-1,6-N-acetyl-D-glucosamine biosynthesis protein PgaD, with protein sequence MKIIRTRQRPFLVVIDVILTVLAWVGLLFLLVRGLWPLIETSGGPRIDHSAFDALGTLQVYMWVALVNAVILIGWARYQQRKSRSFAQRRLPSPVIGDEGLSKSFKLCDERFQKLRTPGVMTIHNDQDGDISHVETHLWPLQQQALPAPLAPLEHPRVIFLHAEEDDSREPVKRLT